CCACAATACATTATTTTCAAAGGGAATTCCCATATAATATACATAGTGTCCAAAAACAACAAGTAAAATCCCTATGACTTTTGAATAATCTAAAAAATTGGGACGTTTCTTAATTTTTAAATCTGATTCACTCAAATTCATTAAATCTCAATATTTACAGGATTGAAAAATCACAGTTGTCAGGATCATATCTCAAACGACTATTTATATTAAAACCGTCAATTTGCTTCATTTCATCCATACTTAACTCGAAATCAAAAATATTCAAGTTTTCTCGCTGATTATTTTTATTAAAGGATTTTATTATCGGAATCAATCCATTCTGGATATGCCATCTTAATATCACTTGAACCTTATTCTTTTTATGGTTCGCAGCAATCTCATTTAGTTTTGGAAGTCTTATTAATCGATCATCAAATCTGGCAATAGGTGTATAAGCTTGTACCTGTATATCATTTGCCTTACAAAAAGACACCAAAGATTTTTGCGAAAATAGTGGGTGTACTTCAAATTGATCAATCTCCGGCATTACTCCAGTTGCATCAAATAAACATTCTATATGGTGCTGATGACAATTCGCAACTCCAATCACTCGGATATAGCCTTCTTCCTTTAATTTTATCAGCTCCTTCCAAGTATTTACATAATAATCTTTTACAGGCCAATGGAATTGATACAAATCAAGATAATCTGTATCGAGTTTCTTTAACGTACTAAAGAAGTTATCACGAATATTTCCTTTTACCTGTGCTCGATTATCAACTCTAGACGTTATAAAAAGATCCTCTCTACTAACACCAGCTTTTTCCCATGCCTTTTTTATTTGAGGAAAATTATTATATGTATCAGAGCTGTCAATAAGAGTATAACCTAAAGATATTGCATGACTAACACCATCAATATAATGCTTAGTATAAGTCTTTCTACCAAAATAATCACAAAGGCCATTTATACATGGAAATCTATTATTGGTAGACGGAAAACGAAAGCCACCAGGTCCATATCCAAGGCAAGGTATTTTTACCCCCCCCACTAATTCAATTTTAGGTATTATCATATTTAAAAATGTATTAGTACCACTCTATGTTCTCTTTTACTACTTTTGCTGGTGTCCCTGCTACAAGGCTATGCGGAGGTACATCTTTTGTAACTGTTGCATTTGCTGCAACAACACTTCCCTCTCCTATAGTAACGCCATTCAAAATAGTACATCCCGTACAGAGCCAAACATGATTTTCTATCGTAACATCCGCTTGATTTTTGTATCCAGAATCAAGAATTACATGAATGCCGTTCCAGTCTCTGATAGAGACATTTCTACCTATTCGCACACCATTACCTATAGTCATCTTTCCTGCACACATAATAGTTAAACCAACATTCGCTGCACCATCCCCGATAGTCAACGTTCCACCGTTAACTATTTCAATATATGCACCATAGCGAAGGTTGTACCAATGAGATTGATATCTAGTCAAAGGACCATCTTTTATCACTAATTTTGTGTTTGCCTCCATCCTCAGCCCAGAAGGAATATGCATTCCCTTTATCATTTCATATCCATAAGTTAATTTATTACATATAGTGATTGAAGCTGTAGGGTCAATATCAAAAGATGAACTCTTGGTTGGATATATCAGATGACGCTTGCGCCAATCTGATTGAGTATTTTTTCTAAAATTTATAAAGAAGAACTTCTTATAAAGACTGATATTCCATCCATAGAGTGATCTTATTTCCTTTGCAAATCTCCAATATGGGCGTATTGTGCGTAGAATTCTGGCAGCAATTCCTTTTAATCCATTATAACTTGGCGCCGTTGGCGACGGTTGGGGGAAATATTTATCGGCAATATTTTCAAATGGTTCATTATCCAAATCCTCAAAAAAGGATTTACGATCTATGGTTTCTTTGGGTATTGGTTTTATCAATGCAGGGTTCCCCCAAAAAATCGAGTCTAAAAGAGTTTCCCTAACTATCATTTTGGAAGATGCCTCATTAAAATAACTCTCACCTTTTTTTGAGTTGAGAAGTATCATTGAGGTACCCACATTATTATCCATGTTTTTATCTACTTTCTCAATTCCCCAATAATCGGCTATTGTAATATCGGCTATACGGGGAAATTGCTTGAATTTACATGAATAACACGAAGGTCGACAAAAAACATTGGTGTGATAACCTCTTCGGAAATCATCATCCATATAAACGCCATAGTAAGACTCACCATTAGCAAATGTCACCTTGCGCGTTAGATTACGCCATCCCAATTCTTTATTTTTAGCTTTTACATATACTACTTTACTATTATACTTTCGTTCAAGGGAGTCAAGATATGCCCTATATACTTTAGGTGAATTAACACCTCGACAGATAAAATCAACAATGATTAGGTTCTCATACTCTTTCCCTAAAAATGCTCTAAGCCCAGCCATTTGACAAGGAGTTCCACATGCTAAGACTCTATTTCCATTACGCAAAATTTTCTTAATTTCAGCATAAAGACCTGCTGCATTACTTTGAACGTATTTTGAACTTCTTAATTTTTCAAGATCGTCAGGATTGTTACTTATATAATTGCGAACTGAAAAATCATCATTAAATAATGCGCCACTAACATATCCCCCTTTTTCATACATTGTATCAGCTAGTGCAGAAAAAGCCCCCCCAGATGTACTATCCCATCTGATTTTCATATCACTATTATAAGCTGCGAATACATGACTCGGATAGTCATAATCGTTCTTTTTCAATGAGTCAATATTAATAATGGGGCATACTTTCTCACAAAGTCCACACTCAACACATAAGGACTTATCTACTTCAGGATACCAAAACCCTTCTTGATCGATTTTAAAAGATATAGCTTTATGTGGGCAGATATCTCCACAGGCATTACATCCGCAACAATTATCTTTATTAACAATATCTATCATAGAGTCTATATCAAGATTATTTTCTATTTCTGTCAATTATATAATACAACAATCCTCTATCTATTCTTGTACATGTTATCGTAATATTTCTGATAGTCGCCACTGGTCACATTGTCCAGCCACTCCTGATTGTCCAGATACCAGCGCACGGTCTTCTCGATACCCTCCTCAAACTGGAGAGATGGCTCCCAGCCCAATTCACGCTGCAACTTTGAGCTGTCAATAGCATAGCGAAGGTCATGTCCAGCACGGTCTGTCACGAATGTTATCAGGTCCATATCCTCGCCTTCCTTACGACCCAACAGACGGTCAACAGTCTTGATAACCACCTTGATGATGTCGATGTTCTTCCACTCGTTGAATCCACCGATATTATAAGTATCAGCAATCTTACCCTCATGGAAAATCACGTCGATGGCACGAGCGTGATCCTCTACATACAGCCAGTCGCGTACGTTCTCACCCTTACCATATACAGGCAGAGGCTTGCGATGGCGGATATTGTTGATGAACAATGGGATCAGCTTCTCGGGGAACTGATAAGGACCATAGTTGTTTGAGCAGTTTGTTACTACTACTGGCATGCCATATGTATCGTGAAATGCGCGAACAAAGTGGTCGCTCGATGCCTTTGAAGCAGAATATGGTGAGTGAGGATTATA
The sequence above is a segment of the Prevotella sp. E9-3 genome. Coding sequences within it:
- a CDS encoding aldo/keto reductase, which encodes MIIPKIELVGGVKIPCLGYGPGGFRFPSTNNRFPCINGLCDYFGRKTYTKHYIDGVSHAISLGYTLIDSSDTYNNFPQIKKAWEKAGVSREDLFITSRVDNRAQVKGNIRDNFFSTLKKLDTDYLDLYQFHWPVKDYYVNTWKELIKLKEEGYIRVIGVANCHQHHIECLFDATGVMPEIDQFEVHPLFSQKSLVSFCKANDIQVQAYTPIARFDDRLIRLPKLNEIAANHKKNKVQVILRWHIQNGLIPIIKSFNKNNQRENLNIFDFELSMDEMKQIDGFNINSRLRYDPDNCDFSIL
- a CDS encoding dTDP-glucose 4,6-dehydratase, with product MKRNIVITGGAGFIGSHVVRLFVNKYPEYHIINLDKLTYAGNLANLKDIENKPNYEFVKMDICDFDAFYKLMQDKKVDGIIHLAAESHVDRSIKDPFTFAKTNVMGTLSLLQAAKLYWESLPEKYEGKRFYHISTDEVYGALELTHPEGIEPPFTTTASSSEHHLAYGDKFFLETTKYNPHSPYSASKASSDHFVRAFHDTYGMPVVVTNCSNNYGPYQFPEKLIPLFINNIRHRKPLPVYGKGENVRDWLYVEDHARAIDVIFHEGKIADTYNIGGFNEWKNIDIIKVVIKTVDRLLGRKEGEDMDLITFVTDRAGHDLRYAIDSSKLQRELGWEPSLQFEEGIEKTVRWYLDNQEWLDNVTSGDYQKYYDNMYKNR
- a CDS encoding Coenzyme F420 hydrogenase/dehydrogenase, beta subunit C-terminal domain; this encodes MIDIVNKDNCCGCNACGDICPHKAISFKIDQEGFWYPEVDKSLCVECGLCEKVCPIINIDSLKKNDYDYPSHVFAAYNSDMKIRWDSTSGGAFSALADTMYEKGGYVSGALFNDDFSVRNYISNNPDDLEKLRSSKYVQSNAAGLYAEIKKILRNGNRVLACGTPCQMAGLRAFLGKEYENLIIVDFICRGVNSPKVYRAYLDSLERKYNSKVVYVKAKNKELGWRNLTRKVTFANGESYYGVYMDDDFRRGYHTNVFCRPSCYSCKFKQFPRIADITIADYWGIEKVDKNMDNNVGTSMILLNSKKGESYFNEASSKMIVRETLLDSIFWGNPALIKPIPKETIDRKSFFEDLDNEPFENIADKYFPQPSPTAPSYNGLKGIAARILRTIRPYWRFAKEIRSLYGWNISLYKKFFFINFRKNTQSDWRKRHLIYPTKSSSFDIDPTASITICNKLTYGYEMIKGMHIPSGLRMEANTKLVIKDGPLTRYQSHWYNLRYGAYIEIVNGGTLTIGDGAANVGLTIMCAGKMTIGNGVRIGRNVSIRDWNGIHVILDSGYKNQADVTIENHVWLCTGCTILNGVTIGEGSVVAANATVTKDVPPHSLVAGTPAKVVKENIEWY